In the genome of Noviherbaspirillum saxi, the window TGCTCGGTGATCGGGATCGCCAGGTTTTGCAGGCCGCTGTTGGCATTGCTGTCTACACCGAACATCGCATCCGCGCTGATCTGCCATGGCGATATATGCGCTCGTGCGGCCATGCGGGCCCGGTAGCGCGAGATGATGACATTGACCAGGGGCGGCGGATTGAACTGGGTCTCGACGTAATCGAAATAGGCGTTGGCGCCTGCGGCATTGCCGGTCTCGGCGGAGGCGATCGCGAGGTCCAGCCAGGCGCCGGCGTTTTCCGGTTGCATGAGGACGACGCGCTCGAAGGCGGTGACCGCCGTTGCGTAGTCGGCCAGCTTGAGCGCGAGGATGCCAACCAGGTTGAAATAGTTGGGGTCGTCGCTGTGCTGGCGTTCCCTTGTCTGCAGTGCGGTCAGCGCGGCGGGCACATTGCCAAGGTCAAGGTGAGCGCGCACTTCGGGATAGGGCGCCAGATCTTCGGTGGCGATGCCGTCCATCGATGTGGACGAGGCCGCTACCGGCTTGGGCTGTGCCGCAGGTGCGTCCGGCTGGGACTGCGCGAAGGACGGCGGCGGCAATACCCCCGCGACCGCGACGGCTGCCAGCAGTACCGGCGCACTGACGGAAGCAAGCGCGCAGCGCCAGCGGTCTACGGACAATAAATCTTTCATGAATCGGCGCAATAAATCGTGACCGGCTGGATGCGTCCGCGGATCTGGACCGTGCCCAGCGCCCGCAGGTCTTTTTGCCCGAGCGCGTTGGCGCAGGACTGCCCCACCAATATTTGTTCCTTGTACATGTTGGTCAGCCCTTCGAGACGACTCGCAAGGATAACCGGTTCTCCCAGTGCGGTGAAGGTGCGGCGATGCGCGGAGCCAAAGTTGCCGACCAGGGCAAGGCCGGTTTCCAGGCCTATGCCGACCTTGATGGGCAAGAGGCCGAGTTCTTCGCAGAACGGGGCGAGCGCGGTCATGCGCGCCTGGATCTCATGGGCGGCGGCGAGTGCGCGGCTGGCATGCAGTGGGTCATCTTCGGGCGCGTTCCAGAAGGCCATGATGGCGTCGCCGATGAACTTGTCGATGGTGCCGTGGTGCCGGACAACGGCTTCGGCCATTTCGGTAAAGACGCGTTGCATCAGACGGGCGACGACTTCCGGCGTGGTGCTTTCGCTCAGTCCGGCAAAGCCGTGGATGTCGGCGAACAGTACGGTGATTTCGCGGCGCGAGGCGTCGACGCTGGTGTTGACCTGTCCGAACGAAGTCAGGCGATCCGCGACCGGACGCGGCAGGTAGGCTGACAAGTGCGCGAAGATGCCGGCGCGGTCGCGGCCGGTGCGATACAGCTCGGTCGACAGGATCAGCAGCACGGCCAGCGGCGGGAACACCAGCAGCGGCGACAGCGGCAGCAGGATGCCGGCGCTTTGCAGCGCGGCCATTGCGCCAATCGCGCCGCCGGCCCAGGTCGCAAGCAACCAGGCGGGAAAGACAGCGGCGCGGTGCAAGGGTTTGTCGTAGCGCCGGATCAGGCAGCCGAGCAGTAGGGCAAAAGGTAGCAACAGCGCGCCGGCCAGCAGCGTGCCATGCCTGGGCGCGACCGGGAAATCATTGTCCAGCAGCGCGGACAAAATTTCGACATGCGGCTCCAGGCCGGCGGCGACCGGGCCGAGCGGCGTGGCGATCACGTCGGACAAGCCGAGCGCGGTGCCGCCGAGCAGGACGATCACGCCCTTGAGCACGGCGGGGTCGGGGGTGCGCTTGAGTACATCGACAGCCGATACCGAGGTCCAGTCCTGGCGCGAATGCCGGTAAGGCACGACGAGCGAGCCGTCGTCAGACAGCGGCAAGGTGACGATGGGGGCGCCGTCATCGGTTTGCAGCGACAATTCCCAGGGTGCCGACAGCAAGCCCTGACCACGGCGCAGGTCCAGCCGCGCATGGCCGACCATGCCGGCATAGGCTGCTAGAGCCAGACTGGGGCGGCAGGAAGTGCCCGCACTGCAGACCAGCGGCGGCAGGCGGCGCACCGCACCGTCGCTATCGAAGATCGGGGTGATATGGCCGACGCGCGACGGCATCAGCGATGCATGGTTGGTGACGACAGGCACGCCCGGCACTTGCGGCGCGCCCTCTTCGATCTGCACCGGCAGGGTCGGCGGCAGCACGAACTTGAGTGCGGCGAGGTTGCGCTGTTCCAGGTCGAACACGACCGCGCCGGTCACTTCGGGGCGGCGCAGTTGTTCGGCCAGCCGACGGTCGTTGGGGCGCTGCTCGGGAAAAACCATGTCGACGGCGATGCCGGCCACCTTGTAATCGTCGATCAGGGTCTGGATCAGGCGCGCGAGGGTTTCGCGCGGCCAGGGCCATGCGCCCTGCTCTGCCAGGCTGAGCTCGTCGACATCGACGATGACGATGCGCGATTCGACATGCGGCTGCACCGAGAAGCGCACGCGCCAGTCGTTGAGCGCGTGGTCAACCGGGGTGAACAATCCGGGAAGTGCGGAAGGCGCGATCAGGGCTGCGCACAGCGCAACCCCGAGCAGGAAGAAACGGAACATCAATGAAGGCTAATGCGACGGGCGGTCGCTATCAGCGAGTCCAGCGCGTCACGCCCTGGATGCTCTGATTGCCGGAAAGTGCGCGCTCGAACACGTAGGCTGCCTGACCGCCACCGTCGGACAACAGTCCGTTGAGCTTTGTGTCGGGGGTATTGGTCTTACCCAATAGCAAACCTTGATGGGTTACCTCGCCGGACGACGCGATGGATACCGGCGCGATACCGTCACTGTTGACGGTCAGCGAGGTATCGAACCGACGCTGGGCAAAGTCGATGGTCAGACTGGGCGACGTGATTTGTGCGGCAGCGAGCTGATTACCGGTCATCACAATCGCTTCGGATTCGACCAGCTTGAATTTCGCGACGCCGCTGTTTGGCACAACGAGCGTTCCCGACTCTCGGAACAGGCTGAAGACGGCATTGCCGAAGAAGGGCTCGCGCCCGGGTTGGTTAACCGCATTGAAGCTGGTGTGCTCCTGACCCGCTTGAACGTAGGGACTATAGCGACCCCACCAGAAACGGGCCGGCTCGACCACGACCGGTGGTGGCTCGACCGGTGGCGGAATGCTTGTTATGGGCGGTGTTGGTTCCGGTGCGGGTGGTGTCACCTCCGGCACCGGCGTTGCGGTTGGTGTTTCGACACGGTTCTTGATGTCGGCCGCGGCGACTTCGCGCACGGCGTCGCGGGTGTCGACGTTGTTAGCCGGCTTGGCCTGCTTGTCGGCGGTGGCGCGCGGCTCTTCGGGGCGCGGCGGCGCGACCGTATTGGGCGACGACTCCAGCGCTTTTTCAGCCGGCACCAGCAGCGGCGCTTCGTTGCGGTTGCGCAGTTCCAGATAGGCGTCGCGCATGGCGGCGGTCAGTACGCGGCTGGCTGCGGATTTGCAGGGACCAAGGGAGCTTGCCAGGCAGTCGGCGGCCAGCGGGGTCATGACGACCGCGCCGCTCTGAACGGTGACGCGGGTGATGTCGGCGTTGGCCTGCACCACGAAGTCGGTGCCACGGATGCCGATGGCGGCCAGCGGTGTATTGAGACGGTAGTTTTGCCTGGATGCTTCGCCGGCACGGCCGGTGATGCTGCGGGCGACGCCCTTTTCCAGCACGAACTTGATGCGGTTGTTTTCCGGGTTGCCGGCGTCGTAGCGGTAATCTTCGATACGCAGGCGCGATTGCGGACGGATGCTGACGAAAGCGCCGTCGACCATGCGCAGGTGGATGTGGCCGGTGGCGCCGGTTTCAAGGAGTTGGCCGGCGTTGATGTTTTCGCCACGGGCGACCGCGCGGGCCTTGCCGTCTTCGCCGACGACGCTGGCGTCGCCGATCACGAAGGAGACTGAGCCAGCCGGATCAGCCGCCAGTGCGTATGCGGAACTCACCGTCATACAGACCAGTGCGACCCACTTCTTCCAGCCAGTTGAAACTACCGGTTGCATCATGTCTCTCGCTTTACAGATGGGAATACCCCTGATTTGGCAAAAAGTATAGCAGCTTCGATTGCCAAGCGGCTATATATGCTGTTATTCGCGCGTGTTGGAAATGGAACAACGGGGGGTAACTTCGGGGAAATGTTGGCTTCTTGTTAAATTTTTTGGGGGTGGTGGGATTGATTGTTGGTTGCGGGGGATAAGAGCTTATCAAGTTGAATTGAGAAGATCGAGGTTTGAACCTGCCGCTGAAGCGTCCTTCGCTGGGCTCCTTCTCCCCTTGCAGGGGGAAGGTTGGGATGGGGGTGTGAAGGTCGATTTACAGACTGCGCGAGCTCAACCTCTCTACCCCCATCCTAGCCTTCCCCCTGCAAGGGGGAAGGGACTTTACGGCGGATTGCTATTTAAGGTGCGCTTGACGTGCGTTTGCTTTACATCCAACAAACCACCCATCCAACACCCTTGCCATTCCCCCCATCCACAATTGTTCCACAAAAAAACCAAAAAAATTCCTACGCGAAATCCATGGTCTTGAGCAATAATTGGTCCTGATAAAGCCTTTAACTATTTGAAGTTATTGAATTTTTACGTTTTCCATCCAACTGACGGCCTGTTACTGACAGAAAACCATCGGCGCTGGAAGCAGTTGATTATCGAAGCTACATGCCAATTGCATTAGAAACCGCTGCCAACATACCGCTATTCAAGGGCCTGGACCAGGAGACGCTGATCACCGTCGCGAAACTGATGTCCAGCCGCAGCTTTCTGAGCCACGACATTGTCTTGCGCAAGGGCGATGAGGCGGATCACTTGTGCTTTCTGCTTGCCGGGCAGCTGCAGGTGGTCGATGTGACCGAGGATGGGCGCGAGATCGGGATTCACTTCATTTCGCCGGGTGCGTATTTCGGCGAACTGTCGGTCATCGACGGCGCGCCGCGTTCGGCTTCGATCGTCTCGGTGAAGCCTTCGGAAGTGGCTTTCCTGCCGACCGCGCAGGCACGCGCACTGATCTTCAATCGTCCGCTGGTGGCGGAGCGCTTTCTTACGCATTTCGCGCAGATCGTGCGCGCCTCTTCGCGGCAGCGCACGCTGCTCAGCATTCCGAATGCCTTCCAGCGCGTGTTTGCGCAGTTGCAGCAGTTTGTCCGCGATACCAATGAAGGCCAGGTCATCGAAGGCTTGCCCAAGCAGCACGAGATCGCGATCATGGTCAACACCAGCCGCGAAACCGTGTCGCGCGCGCTGCATACGCTGATGAAGCTGAATATCGTCGAGAAGAAGGGAACGATATTCATCGTCAATCGGCCGGATCAGTTGAAGACGGCTGCGGTAGCGGGGCTCGATGAGATGCCGGCGACGAATGCTAACAACGGACCCAAGGTCGAGAAAGCAGAAAAAGCGGCTTGATTGGGATTGAGCGTTCGACTGTCTACCTAGCACATGGTCAGCGTAGCGTCCGGAATTATTTTCTTGAAATGGTGTAGCGGCATTTGCATGCGGGTATGGTGGCTACATCACGTCGCTTCCCTCTCCCCGTCATGCCCGTGAAAACGGGCATCCATGCTGACGTTGCCCCTGCTTCCCCTCGTCATTCTCACGAAAGTGGGAATCCATAAGCCGATAGAACAAAGCATCTACCTGAATAGTTGTCACCGAAGTGCAGACTCAGTATGGATACCCGATTTCTCGGGTATGACGGGGGAGAGCAGGTGGCATGCCTGATAGGCCATGACCCGCTTGCAGGCACTGCAGAGTTGTCAACCACATTATTCCGGACAGCAGTGCACTTTCGTGGGGACGACGGGGATAGGGGATGCCTGATTTGACGGCAAGTAACCGCGTGCGAATGGCGCTGGAACAGGTGCATGTTCACGGCACCAGACGCACCGCGCTACGCCCCCGCATTCAATGCCGTCTCGATATCCCTGCGCCGCAATTCCGGCGCGAACTGCAAGATAAACTCATACACATAAGACCGCAGATAAGCCCCGCGCCGCACCGCAAGCCGCGTCACATTCGGCGCGAACAGGTGCGCCGCCTCCACCGCGCGCAAGCCCCGCGCCAGATTGGTTTCCACCGCCATCGATGCGACGATGCCCACTCCCATTCCTAACGACACATACTGCTGGATCACATCCGAATCCATCGCGGTCAACACGATATCGGTTGCAATGCCCGCTTCGCGGAACGCGTCGTCGATATGGCTGCGGCCGGTGAAACCGACGTCATAAGTGATCAGGGGATAGGCAGCCAGCTCTTGCAGCGATACCTTGTGCGCGCCGCTCAGCGGATGATCTTCCGGCACCACGATCATGTGGCTCCAGCGATAGCAGGGAAACGACACCAGTTCTTCAAACTGGCTCAGGCCTTCGGTGGCGATACCGACATCCGCCTTGCCGGAGATCACCCATTCTGCAATATGTTCCGGCGAGCTTTGCTGGAGCGCGATGCGCACATCGGGAAACGCTGTGCGAAAGGATTGCACGACGCGCGGCAGCACATAGCGCGCCTGCGTGTGGGTGGTGGCGACGGCCAGCGTGCCGCTTTTTTCGCCGGCGTATTCCTGGCTGGCCTGGCGCAGGTTTTCCGCTTCGAGCAGGAGACGCTCGATGATTTGCAGGATGCCCTTGCCGGGATCGGTCAATCCGGTCAGGCGCTTGCCGTTGCGCTCGAAAATCTCGACGCCGAGTTCTTCTTCCAGTTCGCGTATCTGCCGGCTCACGCCGGGTTGCGATGTGAACAGGACATTCGCGACTTCGGTCAGGTTGTAGCCGCGGCGCGCGGCTTCGCGAATGGAACGTAGTTGCTGGAAATTCATACGTGCTCCCGATCAGGCCGATTGACTGGCAGACTCGTTGACGAACACCCGCAGGCGCTTTGGACGCACAATCAGGGTTTCGCCTTCGGTCAGGCCGAGATGCTGGTAGCGTTCGGTCGAGATCACGGCTTCGATCAATTGCGCATTATCGGCGCGCACCAGTTCCAATTGCGCGAGCGGACCGATGGCATGGCTGCGGCGCAGGCGGGCAACGATGCCTTCCGCGTCCGCCGTGTAGCGCTCGACCTCGATGTCATGCGGCCTTACAAAGCCGATACCGTTGGCATCTTGTGCCTGCGCATGATCGGGCGCGTCGAAGGCGATACCGCCGGAATCCAGCACGCCTTCATGCACGCGGCCATGGAAGAGGTTGACGTTACCGAGGAAGCCGTACACGAAGGACGAGGCCGGATGGTTGTAGACCTCGTCGGGCGAACCGATCTGCTCCACCCTGCCCTTGTTCATCACCACGATCTGGTCGGCGACTTCCAATGCTTCTTCCTGGTCGTGCGTGACGAAGATGCTGGTGACATGCAATTCATCATGCAGGCGACGCAACCAGCGGCGCAGTTCCTTGCGCACCTTGGCATCGAGCGCGCCGAAGGGTTCGTCCAGCAGCAGCACGCGCGGCTCCACCGCCAGCGCGCGCGCCAGTGCGATACGCTGACGCTGGCCGCCCGACAGTTGCGGCGGATAGCGATCGGCGAGCCAGTCGAGCTGCACCAGTTCCAGCAGCGACATGACTTTCTTTTTGATCTCGCTTTCCGATGGGCGCACATCGCGGCGCTTGACGCGCAGGCCGAAGGCGATGTTTTCGAACACGCTCATATGCTTGAACAGTGCATAGTGCTGGAACACGAAGCCGACCTGGCGTTCGCGCACATGCTGGCCGGAGGCATCTTCGCCATCGAGGAATACGTGACCGGAATCGGCCTGCTCCAGGCCGGCGATGATGCGCAGCAGCGTGGTCTTGCCGCAACCGGATGGGCCGAGCAAGGCGGTCAGTTCGCCTTGAGGAAAATTCAATGAGACGTTGTCGAGCGCAATGAAATTGCCGAAACGCTTGTGAATGTTTTTGACTTCGATACTCATGATTATTCCTGATCCGGTTGCAGATTGACTTCGTTGGCGCGCCATTCGATGAAGGACTTGATCGCGAGGGTGACTAGCGCGAGCAATGCCAGCAATGAAGCGATCGCGAATGCGGCGACGAAGTTGTATTCGTTGTACAGAATTTCCACATGCAGCGGCATGGTGTTGGTCTCGCCGCGTATGTGTCCGGACACGACCGACACCGCGCCGAACTCGCCCATCGCACGCGCATTACAGAGCACCACGCCGTACAGCAAGCCCCACTTGATGTTCGGCAGCGTCACATGCCAGAACGTGCGCCAGCCGGACGCGCCCAGCACCAGCGCGGCTTCCTCTTCTTCCGTGCCTTGCGATTGCATCAATGGAATCAGCTCGCGTGCGACGAAGGGAAAGGTGACGAACATGGTTGCGAGCACGATGCCGGGCACGGCAAACAGGATCTTGATGTCGTGCTCGGCCAGCCACGGACCGAGCCAGCCTTGCGCGCCGAAGATCAGTACATAGATCAGGCCGGCGATCACAGGCGACACCGAGAACGGCAGATCGATCAGCGTGAGCAGGATGTTCTTGCCGCGAAATTCGAACTTGGCGATACACCATGCGGCTGCCACGCCGAATACCAGGTTCATCGGAACGGCAATCGCTGCAGTCAGCAGGGTCAATTTGATCGCGGCGATCGCATCGGGCTCGACCAATGCGAGCAGGTAAGTGTCCCAACCTTTCTTGAGCGCTTCGGCAAAGACCGCGATGAGTGGAATGAACAGGAACAGGGTCAGGAAGGCCAGCGCAGCGCCGATCAGCAGTGCGCGCACCCAGAACGGTTCGACGGTGGCCGCCGGCGTGTACGCGGGTTCGCCGCGCGCCTGCACGCCGATGGATAAGGAAGCAGCAGCACCGGCCATATCAGACTTTCTCTGCCCGGCCGCGTGTGCGTGCCCAGGCTTGCAACAGGTTGATCGTCAGCAGCAATATGAAGGACACGATCAGCATGACCACTGCAATCGCAGTCGCGCCGGTGTAGTCGTATTGCTCCAGTTTGGTAATGATGAACAGCGGCGTGATTTCGGACACCATCGGCATGTTGCCTGCGATGAAAATCACCGAGCCGTATTCGCCGGTGGCACGCGCAAACGCCAGCGCAAAACCGGTCATCAAGGCTGGCAGGATGGTGGGGAAAATCACATGCGCGAACACTTGCAGGCGGTTGGCGCCGAGACTGGCGGCGGCTTCTTCCAGCTCGCGTTCGGCTTCTTCCAGCACCGGTTGCACGGTACGCACGACAAACGGCAAGCCGATGAAGGTCAATGCGACCAGCACGCCCAGCGGGGTGAAAGCGACCTTGATGCCGAAGGGTTCGAGATAGCGACCGATCCAGCCATTGGCCGAATACAGCGAAGTCAAGGCGATGCCGGCCACCGCGGTGGGCAAGGCAAACGGCAGGTCGACCAGGGCGTCGATCACTTTCTTGCCGGGGAAGCGGTAGCGCACCAATACCCAGGCTACGATGCCGCCGAACACTACATTGAGCGCCGCGGCGATCAGCGATGCGCCGAAAGTCAGGCGGTAGGAGGCGAGGACGCGGTCGGAAGTGGCGGCGGTCCAGAAAGCATCCCAAGTCATGGTGAAGGTCTTCAGAAAGACCGCCGACAAGGGAATCAGCACGATCAGCGCCAGATAGAGCAGCGTGAAGCCGAGCGATAAATTGAAGCCGGGCAATACGCGCGATGAAGTCCGTCCCGGCGATGCGCTTTTGATATCAGATGGTGTTATTGCACTTGCCATACCTCTCCCTTGTGCCTGCTTTCCGATGAAATATTGCTTTGGATGCTGGCTTTATTACGAATTCAGCTATAGAGAGGCAATAATTGCACTTGAAACTTATAAAGAGAACGACTTTTTTTGCATTTATATAGGCTGAATTCAAATAAGGAGGGAAATTGCGGGGGGATATGGGCTGAGCAACGGTTGATTAAAGAAAGTCTTCTAAGGAAATTTTTGCTGCGGCTAATTCTCCCTTCTCCCGCAAGCGGGAGAAGGGCGGGGGATGAGGGGGCTTGCCAAGACCGACTAACGTTGCGACCGCCCTCACCCCTACGCCGGGCGCCCCCGCCCCTCTCCCGCTTGCGGGAGAGGGGAGTTTGTTCGCTACTGCTTGAAAGGACTGTTTCTCACGCCGCATCCGCATGCGTAAAGAAAGGCTGATGTGAGGGCATTGACAGCGATTGCGATGCATCCCTCGCAATCGCTGCCGCAGGCAAATCCCATACAAAATCTTGCACCAGCAGCGATTGTCCACTTGCCTTGGCAACCCGCTCCAGTTGTTGCAAACGCTCCGCATGTTCAATCCGCTTGAAAATGACACGAATCTTTTGCTCGGCGCATTTCTCAAGCAACCGGCATGCAAGCTCGTCCGGAATACCTTGCCGCGTATCGACCTTGATCGCCTCGGGATGCACCCGATTAATGAGCGACAAGGCTTCCGTCACACCGGACGCCTTGACTGCGATGCGAAAGCCATTGCGCCTGTAATTGTCGGCGACATAGTTCAACAGCCATGCCTGATGCTCGGGGATCACGGGCAACTGCAGCACGATGCGCTGCTGAGGCAAATCCAGCACCCGCAGCACGCGACTGAATGCCGTGCCATGGTTGCCATCGACCGCAGCCAGCAAGCGCGCGTGCACGCTCAGGTAAAGATCGCTGCCGAGCGCTGCCGGCTGACGGAAGAAATTGATCGCATGCAGCACGCGGCACAAGCGGTCGAGTTCGACCGATTCATCGTCGTTGGCTGCATGGTCGAGCAGCTTCCATAGACACAAGCCCTGATCCTTGCCGGAGTTGCTGCGGGCGAAGCCTTCGTAACCTACGACCAGTCCTGTACCCAGCGCGCGGATGGGTTGGAAGGCACTGGTCAGCGTGGAATTGAAATAGCGTCCCTGCGCACGTCCTTCGGCATCGATCCACACGCGCGTATCCGCCTGCGTAGTGCCGTAAAGACGTTCGAGATAGTTTTCCAGTCCTGGAAAAGCCATGGCGGCAACCCCTTTCACATGAGGTCAGATCATGATGTTCGCTCGTCGGCCGCCGCTTACTTCTTGCCCGGCTGGTAGATCTGGTCGAACGATCCGCCGTCGGCGAAGTGCGCCTTTTGCGCCTGGCTCCAGCCGCCGAATGCTTCATCTATCGTGAACAGTTTTACCTTTGGGAATTGGGCTGCATATTTTTTCGCCACTTTGTCGGAGATCGGCCGATAGTAATTTTGCGCGGCGATTTCCTGGCCTTCATCGGTGTACAGATATTGCAGATAGGCTTCGGCTAGCTTGCGTGTGCCTTTCTTGTCGACGACCTTGTCGACCACTGCAACCGGCGGCTCTGCGAGGATGCTGACGGGCGGCGCAACCACTTCAAACTTGTCCGGACCGAGTTCCTTGATCGCCAGGATGGCTTCGTTTTCCCATGCAATCAATACGTCGCCGATACCGCGTTCGACGAAGGTGGTGGTCGAACCGCGCGCACCGGAATCAAGTACCGGCA includes:
- a CDS encoding CHASE2 domain-containing protein — its product is MFRFFLLGVALCAALIAPSALPGLFTPVDHALNDWRVRFSVQPHVESRIVIVDVDELSLAEQGAWPWPRETLARLIQTLIDDYKVAGIAVDMVFPEQRPNDRRLAEQLRRPEVTGAVVFDLEQRNLAALKFVLPPTLPVQIEEGAPQVPGVPVVTNHASLMPSRVGHITPIFDSDGAVRRLPPLVCSAGTSCRPSLALAAYAGMVGHARLDLRRGQGLLSAPWELSLQTDDGAPIVTLPLSDDGSLVVPYRHSRQDWTSVSAVDVLKRTPDPAVLKGVIVLLGGTALGLSDVIATPLGPVAAGLEPHVEILSALLDNDFPVAPRHGTLLAGALLLPFALLLGCLIRRYDKPLHRAAVFPAWLLATWAGGAIGAMAALQSAGILLPLSPLLVFPPLAVLLILSTELYRTGRDRAGIFAHLSAYLPRPVADRLTSFGQVNTSVDASRREITVLFADIHGFAGLSESTTPEVVARLMQRVFTEMAEAVVRHHGTIDKFIGDAIMAFWNAPEDDPLHASRALAAAHEIQARMTALAPFCEELGLLPIKVGIGLETGLALVGNFGSAHRRTFTALGEPVILASRLEGLTNMYKEQILVGQSCANALGQKDLRALGTVQIRGRIQPVTIYCADS
- a CDS encoding FecR family protein — protein: MMQPVVSTGWKKWVALVCMTVSSAYALAADPAGSVSFVIGDASVVGEDGKARAVARGENINAGQLLETGATGHIHLRMVDGAFVSIRPQSRLRIEDYRYDAGNPENNRIKFVLEKGVARSITGRAGEASRQNYRLNTPLAAIGIRGTDFVVQANADITRVTVQSGAVVMTPLAADCLASSLGPCKSAASRVLTAAMRDAYLELRNRNEAPLLVPAEKALESSPNTVAPPRPEEPRATADKQAKPANNVDTRDAVREVAAADIKNRVETPTATPVPEVTPPAPEPTPPITSIPPPVEPPPVVVEPARFWWGRYSPYVQAGQEHTSFNAVNQPGREPFFGNAVFSLFRESGTLVVPNSGVAKFKLVESEAIVMTGNQLAAAQITSPSLTIDFAQRRFDTSLTVNSDGIAPVSIASSGEVTHQGLLLGKTNTPDTKLNGLLSDGGGQAAYVFERALSGNQSIQGVTRWTR
- a CDS encoding Crp/Fnr family transcriptional regulator, with the protein product MPIALETAANIPLFKGLDQETLITVAKLMSSRSFLSHDIVLRKGDEADHLCFLLAGQLQVVDVTEDGREIGIHFISPGAYFGELSVIDGAPRSASIVSVKPSEVAFLPTAQARALIFNRPLVAERFLTHFAQIVRASSRQRTLLSIPNAFQRVFAQLQQFVRDTNEGQVIEGLPKQHEIAIMVNTSRETVSRALHTLMKLNIVEKKGTIFIVNRPDQLKTAAVAGLDEMPATNANNGPKVEKAEKAA
- a CDS encoding CysB family HTH-type transcriptional regulator, encoding MNFQQLRSIREAARRGYNLTEVANVLFTSQPGVSRQIRELEEELGVEIFERNGKRLTGLTDPGKGILQIIERLLLEAENLRQASQEYAGEKSGTLAVATTHTQARYVLPRVVQSFRTAFPDVRIALQQSSPEHIAEWVISGKADVGIATEGLSQFEELVSFPCYRWSHMIVVPEDHPLSGAHKVSLQELAAYPLITYDVGFTGRSHIDDAFREAGIATDIVLTAMDSDVIQQYVSLGMGVGIVASMAVETNLARGLRAVEAAHLFAPNVTRLAVRRGAYLRSYVYEFILQFAPELRRRDIETALNAGA
- a CDS encoding sulfate/molybdate ABC transporter ATP-binding protein is translated as MSIEVKNIHKRFGNFIALDNVSLNFPQGELTALLGPSGCGKTTLLRIIAGLEQADSGHVFLDGEDASGQHVRERQVGFVFQHYALFKHMSVFENIAFGLRVKRRDVRPSESEIKKKVMSLLELVQLDWLADRYPPQLSGGQRQRIALARALAVEPRVLLLDEPFGALDAKVRKELRRWLRRLHDELHVTSIFVTHDQEEALEVADQIVVMNKGRVEQIGSPDEVYNHPASSFVYGFLGNVNLFHGRVHEGVLDSGGIAFDAPDHAQAQDANGIGFVRPHDIEVERYTADAEGIVARLRRSHAIGPLAQLELVRADNAQLIEAVISTERYQHLGLTEGETLIVRPKRLRVFVNESASQSA
- the cysW gene encoding sulfate ABC transporter permease subunit CysW, whose translation is MAGAAASLSIGVQARGEPAYTPAATVEPFWVRALLIGAALAFLTLFLFIPLIAVFAEALKKGWDTYLLALVEPDAIAAIKLTLLTAAIAVPMNLVFGVAAAWCIAKFEFRGKNILLTLIDLPFSVSPVIAGLIYVLIFGAQGWLGPWLAEHDIKILFAVPGIVLATMFVTFPFVARELIPLMQSQGTEEEEAALVLGASGWRTFWHVTLPNIKWGLLYGVVLCNARAMGEFGAVSVVSGHIRGETNTMPLHVEILYNEYNFVAAFAIASLLALLALVTLAIKSFIEWRANEVNLQPDQE
- the cysT gene encoding sulfate ABC transporter permease subunit CysT, which produces MASAITPSDIKSASPGRTSSRVLPGFNLSLGFTLLYLALIVLIPLSAVFLKTFTMTWDAFWTAATSDRVLASYRLTFGASLIAAALNVVFGGIVAWVLVRYRFPGKKVIDALVDLPFALPTAVAGIALTSLYSANGWIGRYLEPFGIKVAFTPLGVLVALTFIGLPFVVRTVQPVLEEAERELEEAAASLGANRLQVFAHVIFPTILPALMTGFALAFARATGEYGSVIFIAGNMPMVSEITPLFIITKLEQYDYTGATAIAVVMLIVSFILLLTINLLQAWARTRGRAEKV
- a CDS encoding EAL domain-containing protein, translated to MAFPGLENYLERLYGTTQADTRVWIDAEGRAQGRYFNSTLTSAFQPIRALGTGLVVGYEGFARSNSGKDQGLCLWKLLDHAANDDESVELDRLCRVLHAINFFRQPAALGSDLYLSVHARLLAAVDGNHGTAFSRVLRVLDLPQQRIVLQLPVIPEHQAWLLNYVADNYRRNGFRIAVKASGVTEALSLINRVHPEAIKVDTRQGIPDELACRLLEKCAEQKIRVIFKRIEHAERLQQLERVAKASGQSLLVQDFVWDLPAAAIARDASQSLSMPSHQPFFTHADAA